The window TTGCACCCGGCTGCGCCGGATCTGAGCCTGGAACTGCCGGTCGACGAGAAGCCTGCGGTCGCTCCGACACTGGACGACCCCGATGCGCCTTGATCGCACCAGCTTCGCCAAGCGCCTCGGCAGTTACGCCGAGGTCACTACGCTGGCGGGGGCGCCGATCCTCGAAGGCCGTCTGCTGCGCATGGTCGGCCTGACCCTCGAAGCCGAAGGTTTGCGCGCTGCCATGGGCAGCCGCTGCATGGTCATCAACGACGACAGTTATCAACCGGTGCAGGTCGAAGCCGAAGTCATGGGTTTCTCCGGCAGCAAGGTGTTCCTGATGCCGGTCGGAAGCGTCGCCGGCATTGCGCCCGGTGCCCGCGTGGTTCCTATGGCAGACACTGGCCGCTTGCCGATGGGCATGAGCATGCTCGGGCGGGTGCTGGACGGCGCCGGTCGTGCGCTGGACGGCAAGGGCGGCATGAAGGCCGAAGACTGGGTGCCGATGGACGGCCCGACCATCAACCCGCTCAAACGCGAACCCATCAGTGAGCCGCTGGACGTGGGCATCCGCACCATCAACGGTTTGTTGACGGTCGGTCGCGGTCAGCGTCTCGGTCTGTTCGCCGGTACCGGCGTCGGTAAATCCGTGCTGCTGGGCATGATGACCCGGTTTACCGAGGCCGACATCATCGTCGTCGGGCTGATTGGTGAGCGGGGCCGTGAAGTTAAAGAGTTCATCGAGCACATCCTCGGTGAAGAAGGGCTCAAGCGTTCGGTGGTCGTCGCCTCGCCGGCGGACGATGCGCCGCTGATGCGTCTGCGCGCGGCCATGTACTGCACGCGCATCGCCGAATATTTCCGCGACAAGGGCAAGAACGTCCTGTTGCTCATGGATTCGCTGACTCGTTTTGCCCAGGCCCAGCGGGAAATCGCCCTGGCCATCGGCGAACCGCCCGCGACCAAAGGTTATCCGCCGTCGGTGTTCGCCAAGTTGCCGAAACTGGTGGAGCGGGCCGGTAACGCCGAGAAGGGCGGCGGTTCGATCACGGCGTTCTACACCGTATTGTCGGAAGGCGATGACCAGCAGGATCCGATTGCCGACTCGGCGCGAGGCGTGCTCGACGGGCATATCGTGCTGTCCCGGCGCCTGGCCGAAGAAGGCCATTACCCGGCTATCGACATCGAAGCCTCCATCAGCCGGGTCATGCCGTCGGTGGTCAGCCCCGAACACATGGCGCGTGCGCAGATGTTCAAGCAGTATTGGTCGCGCTATCAGCAGAGTCGCGACTTGATCAGCGTCGGTGCCTACGTGCCGGGCGGTGATCGAGAAACCGACATCGCAATTTCCCTGCAACCGGCCATGACCACGTATCTGCGTCAGGGCTTGAACGACAACATCGGCATGGGCGCCAGCGAAAACCACCTCGCCACCATCTTCGCCCCGGCAGCGGGCGGCTAACCGGCCATGGCCCAGAGCCGCGCGGCACGCTTGGCACCGGTGGTGGAAATGGCCGAAAAGGCCGAAAAAACCGCGGTCATGCGCCTCGGGCACTTCCAGGGCCAGGTTCGTGTCGCGGAAAGCAAGCTCGCCGACCTCGAAAACTTTCGCCTCGAATACCAGGAACAATGGATCGTGCGCGGCAGTTCGGGCGTTTCCGGTCAGTGGTTGCTCGGCTATCAGGGCTTTCTTGCGCAACTGGGCACCGCCATCGATCAGCAGCGCCAAAGCCTGAACTGGCACCAGAACAACCTGAACAAGGCGCGCGAGTCATGGCAGCAGGCGTTTGCCCGGGTCGAAGGCTTGCGAAAACTTGTACAACGCTACATGGACGAGGCGCGCAAGCTCGAAGACAAGCGCGAGCAGAAGCTGCTGGATGAGTTGTCCCAGCGGTTGCCGCGGCATGATCCGTATTGAGTCAGTCGGACCGCGTGATCGTTCTTCGCGGGCTGTACAACTTTTCCCGCCTTGCTCCCGCTCCCGCCAAGTGCTAAACCTTGTACACGTTCGTTTACCCATGACAAGGAAGCCGTTAAATGTCAGTCGTTACAGAAGTCTCCCAGGATGGGCAAAAGCTGACGATTTCGATCAAGGGACGATTCGATTTCGCCAAGCATCAGGAATTTCGTGAATCCTACGAAAACCTGCAGCCAAAACCCGAGTCGTTCGAGGTGGATTTGAAGGACGCCACCTACCTCGACAGTTCCGCGCTCGGCATGCTCCTGCTTTTGCGTGATCACGCCGGCGGCGAGAATGCCGAAATCACGTTGACCAACGCCAACGCCGATGTGCGCAAGATTCTCGCCATCTCCAATTTCGAACAAATCTTCGACGTTGCATGACGGCCGTGCAGCCGGTCGAGCCGCTGACGATCCTCATCGCCGAAGACAGCGCGGCCGATCGCATGCTGCTGTCGAGCATCGTCCGCCGCCAGGGCCACCAGGTATTGACGGCCGCCAACGGTGCCGAAGCGGTCGAAGCGTTTCGCGAGCAGCGGCCGCACCTGGTGCTGATGGACGCCATGATGCCGGTGATGGACGGGTTCGAGGCGGCACAGCAGATCAAGGCGCTGGCCGGGGAAACCCTGGTGCCGATCATCTTCCTGACCTCGCTGACCGAAAGCGAGGCCCTGGCTCGGTGTCTGGAGGCTGGTGGCGACGATTTTCTCGCCAAGCCCTACAACCAGGTGATTCTCGCCGCCAAGATCAAGGCCATGGACCGCTTGCGCCGGTTGCAGGCCACGGTGCTGCAGCAGCGTGACCTGATCGCCAAACATCACGACTACTTGCTCAACGAGCAGCGGGTGGCCAAGGCCGTATTCGACAAGGTGGCGCATTCGGGTTGCCTGAGCGCGCCGAACATCCGCTACCTGCAATCCCCTTATGCGCTGTTCAACGGCGACCTGCTGCTCGCGGCGTTCACCCCGGCTGGCGACATGCACGTGCTGCTGGGGGATTTCACCGGTCACGGTTTGCCGGCCGCCGTGGGCGCCATGCCGCTGGCTGAAGTCTTCTACGGCATGACCGCCAAGGGTTACGGCCTGGCTGAAACCCTGCGCGAGATGAATGCCAAGCTCAAACGCATCTTGCCGGTGGACATGTTCTGCTGCGCCACCTTGCTGTGTCTGAGCTTTCAACGACGTTCGGTGGAAGTCTGGAACGGCGGAATGCCGGACGGTTACTTGCACAGTATCGCCACGGGGGAGCGCACGCCGCTGCCGGCGCGGCACTTGCCCCTGGGTGTGCTGAGCCCGCAAACCTTCAATGACCGCACCGAAGTGTTTCCGATGGCCGTCGGCGATCGGGTGTTCCTGCTGTCCGACGGGGTCATCGATACCTGCGATGCCAACGAACAGTTGTTTGGTGTGGAGCGGCTGCAGCGGGTGTTTGCGGCCAATCGTCATCCAGACGCGCTGTTCGAGGAAATCGAGCAAGCGTTGCTGGACTTTCGTGGCGAGGCTCGCGATGACGTGAGCATGGTCGAGGTCAGTCTGCTGGAGGCTGCGCAACTGATTCCACCGGCGCCGGTGTATTCCGACAGTGGTCAGTCCTGTCCGCTGGACTGGTCGGTGAGTTTCGAATTTCGTGCCGCGACCCTCAAGCGTTTCAATCCGCTGCCGTACCTTTTGCAATTGCTGCTTGAGGTCCACGGTCTGCGAGCTCAGAGTGGCGCGCTCTACAGCGTGTTGGCAGAGCTTTATTCCAATGCCCTGGAACACGGCGTGCTGGGGCTGGATTCAAGCCTCAAGCGCGATGCCTCGGGGTTCGCGCGCTATTATCAAGCGCGCGGTGAGCGGCTGGAGGCGTTAAGCGACGGCTATGTGCGGGTGCATTTGCAGGTCGTGCCGGCCGGCAAGGGCGGGAGCCTGATTGTGCGGGTCGAAGACAGCGGCAAAGGCTTTGATGTGGCGCGGGTGATGGAGCGTCCTGTCGAGGGTAGCCGTCTGTCGGGACGCGGCGTCAGTCTGATCCGTCAGTTGAGCCGTAGCGCGAGCTGGTCCGACGATGGTCGTAGTGCCCGCGTGGAGTTTTTCTGGGAGGCTCTGGCATAATTCACCCATTCTTGATCAAGGAGTGAGCAAGTGGCTGACACACATCTGGACCGCGACGTGCTGAGCGCGTTGCAGGAAGTCATGGAGGGTGAGTATCCGATGTTGCTGGATACCTTCATCGCCGACTCCGAAGAGCGTTTGCGCGTGTTGCGAAAGGCAGAAGATGCAGCGCAACTCATGAATGCCGCCCACAGTTTCAAGGGCAGCAGCAGCAACATGGGCGCCGTTCGCTTGGCAGAGTTGTGCAGTGAGCTGGAACGTCGCGCCAAGGAAAAGAGCCTCACGGGTATCGAAGCGCTTGTCGGTGAAATCGATGGTGAATTTGCTATTGTCCGCCCGCTGTATGAGGCTGAGAAACAGCGCTCTATCGCTGAGTAACGCGACCGTCCGGCGCTTTTGGCCGCTGTCGAGCCAACCTGGCTCGACCTTTGCAGCTATCTCGCTCAACTGTACCTACGATCCCAGTGCAGCGGAGACCGTTTTATGCCCGTTACCCCCCATTCGCTTCTGCAGGCCGTCGCGACGGCCAAGACTCAAGTCGCCTCCGCCAATACCCCGGCGCAGGGCTCTGAGCCAGGGGACAAGGCGTCCAGCTTCGCTGATGTTTACGCCAATCAAGCCCGGAACAAGCCTTCTGTGGTCGCTGATAAACCGACTAGACCGGTTGCCGACAAAGCCCCGCAAGGCGCCGGCAAACCCGATGTCAGCAATGACAAGCCTGCCGCCCGGGAACCGGCGGTTGCCGATAGCGGCAATTCCTTGCCCGCCGATAAACCGGCACCGACCGATGACACGACGGCCAGCGACGACAAGCCCGAGGCCACTGAAACGCCAGTGGCTGACTCGGCGCCTGTAGATCCGAGCCTCGACCCGGCCCTCGATCCGGCGTTGATGCAAGAGGTGCAGCCGTTGGTGACCGGGCCGGTCGTGCAAACCGCTGCGCCAGTCGCCACGACCGCACCGCCACAGGCTGAAGCGCCGGCTGCTGCCGCCGTCGTTGCCACGACCGCGCAAGCGGCGGCTGTCACCGATAGCGATTTCGATCCTGAAGCTGATCCGCTCGACGCGCTGCCGGCCGTGCGCATGGCCATGGAGCAGAGCGGTCACGTGTCCGCCAGCAGCCAGGCCCAGCCAAAAGCCACACCTGCCCAAACTCAGGCTGACGGTGAGCTGACGGCGGCGCAGAACTTTGCCGCCGGCATGGCCAGCATGCTCGACGTGCAAGCCGACAAGGACAGCACCAGCCAGGGCGGCGAGAAGGCTTTCAGCGGTCTGATCGATAGCGGCCTCAAGGATTTGACGTCTGCCAGCAGCGACACCCGAGTCGATGACTTCGCCAACCGTCTGGCGGCACTGACTCAGGCGGCCACTCCGAAAACCGCCAATGCCTTGCCGGTGAACCAGCCGATTGCCATGCATCAGAGCGGCTGGACCGAGGAAGTGGTCAACCGCGTCATGTACCTTTCCAGTGCCAACCTCAAGGCAGCCGACATTCAGTTGCAACCGGCGGAACTGGGGCGTCTCGATATCCGGGTCAACATGGTTCCGGACCAGCAAACCCAGGTCACCTTCATGAGCGCCCATCCAAGCGTACGCGAAGCGCTGGACAGCCAGATCCATCGCCTGCGTGACATGTTCACGCAACAGGGCATGGGCCAGGTGGACGTCAACGTGTCCGACCAGTCTCGTGGCTGGCAAGGGCAGGGCCAGGATCAGGCTCAACAGGGGCAGGGCGGTCGGACCAATGCCACCGGCGGACGCCTCGATGGCATGGATGAAGAGGTTGCACCGACCGTCACTGAAGTGGCGGCCACCGCGACCAGCGTGATCGGCTCCAGCGCCGTCGACTATTACGCCTGATCCAACGCAATACCCACTCTGGGAGCGAGCCTGCTCGCGATAGCGGTGTAACAGTCAATGCATATGTTGAATGTTATGGCCTCATCGCGAGCAGGCTCGCTCCCACAGGGGGTTGTGGTGCGCCGCAACTCCCCGCTCAACTCCCTCCCGACACTTCTGGCATAACACTTGCTCTTGCCTTGCCGTGCGACTGTGAAAACTAGAATAGTGACGGATTATTGGCATGGCGAAGAGCGACGCAGTAGTAAAAGACCCCGCAACCAAAGGCAAGATCAAGCTGATCATTGTGATCGTGGTGGCCCTGCTGCTGGCGATCGGCATGTCTGTGGGGGCGACCTGGTTCTTCATGCACAGCGCCCAGAGCAAACCTGCCGCCGCTGAAACTGCTGTCGTCGGCAAGCAGCCCGCGATTTTCGAGCCCATGGCCCCGGCCTTCGTGGCCAACTACAACGTGAGCGGTCGCCAGCGTTACATGCAGGTGAGCATCACCATGCTGGGGCGCAATCAGGCTGATCTGGAAGCGCTCAAAGTGCACATGCCGGTGATCCGCAACAACCTGGTCATGCTGTTCTCCGGTCAGGATTTCGCCACGCTGGCGACCCCGGTCGGCCAGGAGATGTTGCGTCAGAAGGCCACGGCCAGCGTCCAGGAAGTGGCGCAGAAAGAACTCGGCAAAGTGGTTATCGAACAGCTGCTTTTCACTAATTTCGTACTGCAGTAGGAACACGACATGGCCGTGCAGGACCTGCTGTCCCAGGATGAGATCGATGCGCTGTTGCATGGCGTCGACGATGGTCTGGTACAGACCGATACCGCCGCCGAACCCGGCAGCGTAAAAAGCTACGACCTGACCAGCCAGGATCGCATCGTTCGCGGACGCATGCCGACCCTGGAAATGATCAACGAGCGTTTCGCCCGCTACACCCGCATCAGCATGTTCAACATGCTGCGCCGCTCGGCGGACGTTGCCGTCGGTGGTGTGCAGGTGATGAAGTTCGGCGAATACGTACACTCGCTGTACGTACCGACCAGCCTCAACCTGGTCAAGATCAAGCCGTTGCGCGGCACCGCGTTGTTCATCCTCGACGCCAAACTGGTGTTCAAGCTGGTGGACAACTTCTTCGGCGGCGACGGCCGTCACGCCAAGATCGAAGGGCGTGAATTCACCCCTACCGAACTGCGCGTGGTGCGCATGGTGCTGGAGCAGGCCTTCGTCGATTTGAAGGAGGCCTGGCAGGCGATCATGGAAGTGAACTTCGAGTACATCAACTCGGAAGTGAACCCGGCCATGGCCAACATCGTCGGCCCGAGCGAAGCGGTGGTGGTGTCGACGTTCCACATCGAACTCGATGGTGGTGGTGGCGACCTGCACGTGACCATGCCGTACTCGATGATCGAGCCGGTGCGCGAAATGCTCGACGCCGGCTTCCAGTCGGATCTGGATGATCAGGACGAGCGTTGGGTCAACGCCCTGCGCCAGGACGTGCTCGACGTCGACGTGCCGATCGGTGCCACGGTTGCCCGTCGCCAGTTGCGCTTGCGCGACATCCTGCACATGCAGCCGGGGGATGTGATCCCGGTCGAGATGCCCGAAGAAATGATCATGCGCGCCAACGGCGTGCCGGCCTTCAAGGTCAAGATGGGCTCGCACAAAGGCAACCTCGCGTTGCAAGTGATCGAGCCGATCGAGCGCCGCTGACCGGCGCTCCAACCCCCTATTAATTGGCTGCTCTTGATTGAGCAGTTGCCCGCCGAGGACACATGATGAACGACGATATGAACGCCCAGGACGACCAGGCACTGGCTGACGAATGGGCTGCCGCCCTGGAAGAAACCGGTGATGCCGGCCAGGACGATATCGACGCCTTGCTGGCTGCCGACGCCGCCAGTTCTCCGTCCAACCGTCTGCCGATGGAAGAGTTCGGCAGCGTGCCGAAGAACCACGATCCGGTCACCCTCGACGGTCCGAACCTCGATGTGATTCTCGACATCCCGGTGTCGATTTCCATGGAAGTGGGTAGCACCGACATCAACATCCGCAACCTGCTGCAACTCAACCAGGGTTCGGTGATCGAGCTCGATCGCCTGGCCGGTGAGCCGCTGGACGTGCTGGTCAACGGCACCCTGATCGCCCACGGCGAAGTGGTCGTGGTCAACGAGAAGTTCGGCATCCGCCTGACCGACGTGATCAGCCCTAGCGAACGTATCAAGAAGCTGCGCTAAGTGAAAAAGGTTCTGGGGCTTCTGCTTGCGTTGCCGTTCAGTGTTCTGGCAGCCGAACCCGTGGCCACGGTTGCAACGGTCGCTGCTGCACCGGCGACCAGTAGCGGTGTGGCCGGGCAATTGACGCAGTTGGTGTTCGGCTTGCTGCTGGTGCTGGGGTTGATCTTCTTCCTCGCCTGGCTGCTGCGCCGGGTCCAGCAGGCCGGGCCGGCCGGTAAAGGGCAGGTGATCGAGATTGTCGGCTCCCGTGCCTTGGGGCCGCGCGATCGTTTGATGCTGGTGCAGGTCGGCAACGAGCAGATCCTGCTTGGCCTCAGCCCTGGCACGATCACTGCGCTGCATGTGCTTAAAGAGCCGATTGACGTGCCGGCCACCACCGAGAGCGCGACTCCGGAGTTTGCCCAGCATCTGTTGAAGATGCTCGGCAAGGATCAAAAGGATAAGAAGTAATGGGTGCGTTACGCATCGTCTTGACGCTGGCCCTGATGCTGGTCGCGCCGCTGGCGTTCGCCGCCGATCCGTTGTCGATCCCGGCGATCACGCTAGGCACCAACGCCAATGGCGCTCAGGAATATTCGGTCAGCCTGCAAATCCTGCTGATCATGACGGCGCTGAGTTTCATCCCGGCGTTTGTCATGTTGATGACCAGTTTCACCCGGATCATCATCGTCTTTTCGATCCTGCGCCAGGCCCTGGGCCTGCAGCAGACGCCGTCGAACCAGATCCTTACCGGCATGGCCCTGTTCCTGACGCTGTTCATCATGGCGCCGGTATTCGACCGCGTGAATCAGGACGCCTTGCAGCCATACCTGGCGGAAAAGCTCACCGCTCAGGATGCTGTGGCCAAGGCCCAGGTGCCGATCAAGGACTTCATGCTGGCGCAGACGCGCAGCAGCGATCTCGAGCTGTTCATGCGCCTGTCCAAGCGCACTGACATAGCCTCGCCGGATCAGGCGCCGCTGACCATTCTGGTGCCGGCCTTCGTGACCTCGGAGCTGAAAACCGCGTTCCAGATCGGCTTCATGATCTTCATTCCGTTCCTGATCATCGACCTGGTCGTGGCCAGTGTGCTGATGGCGATGGGTATGATGATGCTTTCGCCGCTGATCATTTCCCTGCCGTTCAAGATCATGCTGTTCGTGCTGGTGGATGGCTGGGCGTTGATTATCGGTACCCTGGCGAGCAGCTTCGGTGGTGTGTCGCCATGACGCCGGAAGTGGCGGTAGACATCTTTCGCGAAGCGCTGTGGCTGACCACGATGATGGTTGCCGTGCTGGTGATTCCGAGCCTGCTGGTGGGCCTGCTGGTGGCGATGTTCCAGGCTGCCACGCAGATCAACGAACAGACCCTGAGCTTCCTGCCGCGCTTGCTGGTGATGCTGGTGACGCTGATCGTCGCCGGCCCGTGGCTGGTTCAGACGTTCATGGAATACATCCTGCAGCTGTACGGCAGCATTCCTCAGGTCATCGGCTAAACCATGCCGTCGCTGCTGCAACTGACCGATACCCAGATCAGTACCTGGGTGGCGACGTTCATGTTGCCGCTGTTTCGCATCGGCGCGTTGCTGATGGTCATGCCGGTGTTCGGCACGACCCTGGTGCCCACGCGCGTGCGCCTGTACTTCGCCCTGGCGATCACCGTGGTGATTGCGCCGGGCCTGCCGCCGATGCCACCGATCAATGCACTGGATTTGAGTGCGCTGTTGCTGATCGCCGAGCAGATCCTCATTGGCGCGGTGCTGGGCTTCTCGCTGCAGTTATTCTTCCAGGCCTTCGTGGTCGCCGGGCAGATCGTCTCCATTCAGATGGGTATGGGTTTCGCGTCGATGGTCGACCCTACCAACGGCGTTTCGGTGGCGGTGATCGGGCAGTTCTTCACCATGCTGGTGACGCTGTTGTTTCTGTCCATGAACGGCCATCTGGTGGTCTTCGAAGTCCTGACCGAAAGCTTCACAACGATGCCGGTCGGTAGCGGGTTAATGGTCAATCATTTCTGGGAGCTGGCCGGCAAGCTGGGCTGGGTACTCGGCGCTGCGTTGTTGCTGGTACTGCCGGCGATCACCGCGTTGCTGGTAGTCAACATTGCGTTTGGCGTGATGACCCGTGCCGCGCCGCAACTGAACATCTTTTCCATCGGTTTTCCGCTGACCCTGGTACTCGGGCTATTCATCGTCTGGGTCGGGCTGGCGGACATCATCAATCAGTATCAACCGCTGGCCTCCGAGGCCTTGCAGTTGTTACGCGAACTGGCACGGGCGCGCTGAGTCATGGCTGAGAGCGAAAGCGGTCAGGACAAAACAGAAGACCCCACGGAGAAACGTAAAAAGGACTCCCGGGACAAGGGTGAGATTGCGCGCTCCAAGGAGCTCAACACCCTGGCGGTCATGCTTGCCGGTGCCGGTGCGCTGCTGATTTTCGGCGGCGCGTTGGCCCAGGACCTGATGGAGTTGATGCGGATGAACTTCACGCTGTCGCGGGAAGTGATTCTGGATCAGCGCAACATGGGCACCTTTCTCCTGCACTCGGGGCAGATCGCCCTGCTGTCGATTCAGCCGGTGATGATCACCTTGTTGCTGGCTGCGTTGATCGGCCCGATTTCCCTCGGCGGCTGGCTGTTTGCGGCGAGCTCGATGGCGCCGAAATTCAGTCGCATGAACCCCGGTGCGGGGCTCAAACGAATGTTCTCGGCCAAGGCTCTGGTCGAACTGCTCAAGGCCCTGGCGAAATTTTTCATCGTGCTGTTCGTGGCGCTGGCAGTGTTGTCTTCCGACATCGACGACCTGATGCGCATTGCGCACGAGCCGTTGGACATGGCGATTATTCACAGCCTGCAAGTGGTCGGCTGGAGTACCTTGTGGATGGCCTGCGGGCTGATCATCATCGCCGCCGTCGACGTGCCGGTGCAGCTGTGGGAAAGCCACAAGAAACTGCTGATGACCAAGCAGGAAGTGCGCGACGAGCACAAGGATCAGGAAGGGCGTCCGGAGGTCAAGCAGCGCATTCGCCAGTTGCAGCGCGAGATGTCCCAGCGGAGGATGATGGCGGCCATTCCCGAGGCCGACGTGGTCATCACCAACCCGACACACTACGCTGTCGCCCTCAAGTACGACCCGGACAAGGGCAGTGCGCCGGTGCTGTTGGCCAAGGGTAATGACTTCCTCGCCTTGAAGATTCGTGAAATCGCCGTGGCCAACAATGTGCTGCTACTCGAATCGCCGGCCCTGGCACGTTCGATCTACTACTCCACGGAGCTGGAGCAGGAAATCCCTGGTGGGTTGTATCTGGCGGTTGCCCAGGTATTGGCCTACGTCTACCAGATCCGCCAGTACCGCGCGGGCAAGGGCAAACGCCCGGATCCGCTCAAGGATAATCTGCCGATTCCACCGGATCTGCGCCGCGATTCCTGAGTTTTGCGCTGTCGCTGATGGCCTCTTCGCGAGCAAGCCCGCTCCCACATTTAACCGCGCGCGCTCAGAGAAATGCG is drawn from Pseudomonas sp. 31-12 and contains these coding sequences:
- the flhB gene encoding flagellar biosynthesis protein FlhB translates to MAESESGQDKTEDPTEKRKKDSRDKGEIARSKELNTLAVMLAGAGALLIFGGALAQDLMELMRMNFTLSREVILDQRNMGTFLLHSGQIALLSIQPVMITLLLAALIGPISLGGWLFAASSMAPKFSRMNPGAGLKRMFSAKALVELLKALAKFFIVLFVALAVLSSDIDDLMRIAHEPLDMAIIHSLQVVGWSTLWMACGLIIIAAVDVPVQLWESHKKLLMTKQEVRDEHKDQEGRPEVKQRIRQLQREMSQRRMMAAIPEADVVITNPTHYAVALKYDPDKGSAPVLLAKGNDFLALKIREIAVANNVLLLESPALARSIYYSTELEQEIPGGLYLAVAQVLAYVYQIRQYRAGKGKRPDPLKDNLPIPPDLRRDS